From one Pseudoliparis swirei isolate HS2019 ecotype Mariana Trench chromosome 5, NWPU_hadal_v1, whole genome shotgun sequence genomic stretch:
- the LOC130194104 gene encoding lysine-specific demethylase 4B-like gives MTFRPSMEEFKDFAKYIVYMETQGAHRAGLAKVIPPEGWKPRRSYDTIDDMVIPAPIMQVVTGQSGLFTQYNIQKKSMTRGRVTAPAGWLTARYYTVLVI, from the exons ATGACCTTCAGGCCCTCCATGGAGGAGTTCAAGGACTTCGCCAAATACATCGTGTACATGGAGACGCAAGGAGCCCACCGGGCCGGCCTCGCTAAG GTGATCCCTCCGGAGGGCTGGAAGCCGCGGCGGTCCTACGACACCATCGACGACATGGTCATCCCGGCTCCCATCATGCAGGTGGTGACCGGCCAGTCGGGGCTGTTCACCCAGTACAACATCCAGAAGAAGTCCATGACCCGTGGCCGAGTTACTGCGCCGGCTGGCTGGCTAACAGCAAG gtactACACCGTGTTGGTGATATGA